From Eleftheria terrae, the proteins below share one genomic window:
- a CDS encoding vWA domain-containing protein gives MLIDFFFTLRTARLPVSIKEYLTLLDAIKSGVIDDEGGPTVDKFYYLARTSLVKDEAHFDKFDRAFSAYFKGVELMTDFGKDIPLEWLQKRLELELSPEEKAQIEKLGWDELMKRLSELFEQQKERHEGGSRFIGTGGTSPFGAYGYNPQGIRVGQDRSRHRSAIKVWDQRQFKDYDDSLELGTRNIKVALRRLRRFAREGAHEELDLDDTIRATAANAGWLDLKMVPERHNNVKVLLLMDVGGTMDEHVHRVEELFSAAKAEFKHLEFYYFHNCVYDYLWKNNRRRYSEKFPTWDVIRKYNKDYKLIFVGDATMSPYEILQPGGSVEYNNEEAGAEWLQRLTQAFPKFAWINPEPQGVWSYRQSIAVIQQILNQRMFPLTLPGLEGAMRLLSK, from the coding sequence ATGCTCATCGACTTCTTCTTCACCCTGCGCACCGCCCGGCTGCCCGTCTCGATCAAGGAGTACCTGACGCTGCTCGACGCCATCAAGAGCGGCGTGATCGACGACGAGGGCGGTCCCACCGTCGACAAGTTCTACTACCTGGCGCGCACCTCGCTGGTGAAGGACGAGGCCCACTTCGACAAGTTCGACCGCGCCTTCTCGGCGTACTTCAAGGGCGTGGAGTTGATGACCGACTTCGGCAAGGACATCCCGCTCGAATGGCTGCAAAAGCGTCTGGAGCTGGAGCTGTCCCCCGAAGAGAAGGCGCAGATCGAGAAGCTCGGCTGGGACGAGCTGATGAAGCGCCTGTCCGAGCTGTTCGAGCAGCAGAAGGAACGCCACGAGGGCGGCAGCCGCTTCATCGGCACCGGCGGCACCTCGCCGTTCGGCGCCTACGGCTACAACCCGCAGGGCATCCGCGTGGGCCAGGACCGCTCGCGCCACCGCAGCGCCATCAAGGTCTGGGACCAGCGGCAGTTCAAGGACTACGACGACAGCCTGGAGCTCGGCACCCGCAACATCAAGGTGGCCCTGCGGCGGCTGCGCCGCTTCGCCCGCGAGGGAGCGCACGAGGAACTGGACCTGGACGACACCATCCGCGCCACCGCCGCCAATGCCGGCTGGCTCGACCTGAAGATGGTGCCCGAGCGCCACAACAACGTGAAGGTGCTGCTGCTGATGGACGTCGGCGGCACGATGGACGAGCACGTGCACCGGGTCGAGGAGCTGTTCAGTGCGGCCAAGGCCGAGTTCAAGCACCTCGAGTTCTACTACTTCCACAACTGCGTCTACGACTACCTGTGGAAGAACAACCGCCGCCGCTACAGCGAGAAGTTCCCCACCTGGGACGTGATCCGCAAGTACAACAAGGACTACAAGCTGATCTTCGTCGGCGACGCGACGATGAGCCCCTACGAGATCCTCCAGCCCGGCGGCAGCGTCGAGTACAACAACGAAGAAGCGGGCGCCGAATGGCTGCAGCGCCTGACCCAGGCCTTCCCGAAGTTCGCCTGGATCAATCCCGAGCCCCAGGGCGTGTGGTCCTACCGTCAGTCGATCGCGGTGATCCAGCAGATCCTGAACCAGCGCATGTTCCCCCTGACCCTGCCGGGCCTGGAGGGAGCGATGCGCCTGCTGAGCAAGTAA
- a CDS encoding DUF1841 family protein encodes MFAPSQHEVRQFFCEAYRKHRSGEPLTPLEAIASDWIAEHPEYHAELSDVAAAQAASYQVEEGRTNPFLHLSMHLSISEQVGIDQPRGIKQAYELLAHRLGSAHEAHHQVMECLGEMIWASQRSGLPPDGEAYIDCVRRRATR; translated from the coding sequence ATGTTCGCTCCCTCCCAACATGAAGTCCGGCAGTTCTTCTGCGAGGCCTATCGCAAGCACCGCAGCGGCGAACCGCTGACGCCGCTGGAAGCCATCGCGTCCGACTGGATCGCCGAGCACCCCGAATACCATGCCGAGCTGAGCGACGTCGCCGCCGCGCAGGCCGCCAGCTACCAGGTCGAGGAGGGCCGCACCAACCCCTTCCTCCATCTGTCGATGCACCTGTCGATCAGCGAGCAGGTCGGTATCGACCAGCCGCGCGGCATCAAGCAGGCTTACGAGCTGCTGGCGCACCGGCTCGGCTCCGCCCACGAGGCCCACCACCAGGTGATGGAGTGCCTGGGCGAGATGATCTGGGCTTCGCAACGCAGCGGCCTGCCGCCTGACGGCGAAGCCTACATCGACTGCGTGCGCCGGCGCGCCACCCGCTGA
- a CDS encoding autotransporter assembly complex protein TamA yields the protein MRYPARRIWLPLACWLALLCAAASRPLHAQPLDDDADTSGTPAAAAPASAPAAAEDNGGPRQGTAYQLRVEGPRELTGLLYRHLDLSRFRSERDITEVEVGRLMSATPAQARALLETEGYFAADVKVARRPGSEPGQPSLITVTVVPGPRATVDKLTLEIQGAFQDALEAEDPRTVRRDRGLRNRWPLKPGTVFTQAAWTAAKNSLMTSLRGEGYPAATYAGTVAQVDAATHRVRIFVVADSGPLFRIGEIKVEGIERTTEEAVRNLAPFEMGEVFTEKMLLDYQESLQKSGLYDGVAVELDPDVTRADRAPVVARVRESKLKSATVSVGFSSDTGPRVGLDFTHRRPFGQEWVAGVKLLHGRDERVAKLDLLSYPKPRGYRNLMSIGTEYLAAGGATTETRRLRYGRMQDTERVDRLYYLEFNSTAVDTGENRGTDRALWGNYEWTRREVNSVLFPTRGWILSAHAGGGVSHDADNDHGPFGRLYLRGSYYHPLGQRRVLQLRGEAGQVMKRASLGVPDTLLFRAGGDDSVRGYGYRSLGPKREDTVVGGPVLLTGSAELMWPLSQRLRDWYGAVFVDAGNAASDWKEWSAARGYGFGVRWRSPIGPLKADLAYGEATRKVRLHVSVGATF from the coding sequence ATGCGATACCCAGCACGCCGGATCTGGCTGCCGCTCGCCTGTTGGCTCGCGCTGTTGTGCGCCGCCGCTTCGCGCCCGTTGCACGCCCAGCCGCTCGACGACGACGCCGACACCAGCGGCACGCCGGCGGCCGCCGCGCCCGCCTCCGCACCTGCGGCGGCAGAGGACAACGGCGGCCCGCGCCAGGGCACGGCCTACCAGCTGCGGGTGGAAGGCCCGCGCGAGCTGACCGGGCTGCTCTACCGCCATCTCGACCTCTCGCGCTTTCGCAGCGAGCGCGACATCACCGAGGTCGAGGTCGGCCGCCTGATGAGCGCCACCCCCGCGCAGGCGCGGGCGCTGCTCGAAACTGAAGGCTATTTCGCGGCCGACGTGAAGGTGGCACGCCGACCGGGCTCGGAGCCGGGGCAACCGTCGCTCATCACCGTCACGGTGGTGCCCGGGCCGCGCGCCACGGTGGACAAGCTCACGCTGGAAATCCAGGGCGCCTTCCAGGATGCGCTCGAAGCCGAGGATCCGCGCACCGTGCGCCGCGACCGCGGCCTGCGCAACCGCTGGCCGCTCAAGCCGGGCACCGTCTTCACCCAGGCCGCCTGGACGGCGGCCAAGAACAGCCTGATGACCAGCCTGCGCGGCGAAGGCTACCCGGCCGCCACCTATGCCGGCACGGTGGCCCAGGTCGACGCCGCGACGCACCGCGTGCGCATCTTCGTCGTGGCCGACAGCGGGCCGCTGTTTCGCATCGGCGAGATCAAGGTCGAAGGCATCGAGCGCACCACCGAGGAAGCGGTGCGCAACCTGGCCCCCTTCGAGATGGGGGAGGTCTTCACCGAGAAGATGCTGCTCGACTACCAGGAAAGCCTGCAGAAATCCGGCCTCTATGACGGCGTGGCGGTCGAGCTCGACCCCGACGTGACGCGGGCCGATCGCGCCCCGGTGGTGGCGCGGGTGCGCGAAAGCAAGCTCAAGTCGGCCACCGTCAGCGTCGGCTTCAGCAGCGACACCGGTCCGCGGGTGGGCCTGGACTTCACCCACCGCCGGCCGTTCGGGCAGGAATGGGTGGCTGGCGTCAAGCTGCTGCACGGCCGCGACGAGCGGGTGGCCAAGCTCGACCTGCTTTCCTACCCGAAGCCGCGTGGCTACCGCAACCTGATGTCGATCGGCACTGAATACCTGGCCGCCGGTGGCGCCACCACCGAGACCCGCCGGCTGCGCTATGGCCGCATGCAGGACACCGAGCGGGTCGATCGCCTCTACTACCTGGAATTCAACAGCACCGCCGTGGACACCGGCGAGAACCGCGGCACCGACCGCGCGCTCTGGGGCAACTACGAATGGACCCGGCGTGAGGTGAACAGCGTGCTCTTCCCGACCCGCGGCTGGATCCTCAGCGCCCATGCCGGCGGCGGCGTCTCGCACGACGCCGACAACGACCACGGCCCCTTCGGCCGCCTCTACCTGCGCGGCAGCTACTACCACCCGCTGGGCCAGCGCCGCGTGCTGCAGTTGCGCGGTGAGGCCGGCCAGGTCATGAAACGGGCCAGCCTGGGGGTGCCGGACACCCTGCTGTTCCGGGCCGGCGGCGACGACTCGGTGCGCGGCTATGGCTACCGTAGCCTGGGCCCGAAGCGGGAAGACACGGTGGTTGGCGGCCCGGTGCTGTTGACCGGTTCGGCCGAGCTGATGTGGCCGCTGTCGCAGCGGCTGCGCGACTGGTATGGCGCGGTCTTCGTCGACGCCGGCAACGCGGCGTCCGACTGGAAGGAGTGGAGCGCCGCCCGCGGCTACGGCTTCGGCGTGCGCTGGCGCAGCCCCATCGGCCCGCTGAAGGCCGACCTCGCCTACGGCGAGGCCACGCGCAAGGTGCGCCTGCATGTCAGTGTCGGAGCGACCTTCTGA
- a CDS encoding translocation/assembly module TamB domain-containing protein, giving the protein MAADTSPRPPDAPAATQAPPPRRHSRSLRRLAVGIVLLVLLLLATVLAAARWVATTESGTRWALEQLGRRLPGFAAQEPRGALLGDFSVARLSLPAGGSRIVLTRLQWRGLRLEGLQLSAPYARLAGEQLDAARLEVRRAAEPPAPRPPSPPPKALRLPVALHLQRLQIDQLVLDGLPEPVTDLRAQGLQLGTDQQIEELAARWNGLQATGRLRLEGAAPMRLEARLDIASSAPSPSAAASAAAAPASAPAAASAPASRTPAPTPNATESPPSSPVAGKLVPEWAREVSVQLAARGPLERFAADLQLRMQDQALRATAQVTPFQPLPLDRLDASFEHLDLARLLAPVMARAPVTALSGKAVVQLDGGAAGTRPLAINLELANGVPGRWDAGRLPIARAQLQAQGQGRQWTLTRAELQGAAESGAPAGRITAQGGWQDGRAELKARLDALMLDALDGRLAPMQLSGPIELSLTLPKAAPAQAQAAGAAAMAAHPAGSAATAVPVARAQTAAPAAAAFESARLQAALTGALHGRARASAPPAMAADDVQLQLQAQATPTRYQLDTLQARAGRARLQASGEAERQRDNGWAVKAGLELQAFNPALWLPGSADSAWRRARHELNGRMRLQAGLPAAPADTAALLRELQAELDAELKDSVLAGQALVLDLHAQADGKGRIEARSEVEAGGNSARLEALLRVPAPGRVAAADDHLDLRLDAPTLQRLAPLAQALNLGTVQGSARLQAQARGPLGGWVASATAPPKGPARNGNGNGNGNGNGNGNGKNHTPAAPPATTALPGLPPISTEGTVRVDDLQFGSLALQRLQGQWNASTEAGAAIDAQLSAEQLRLASLLVPTAQLKAEGQSGQHRVMLDAELRPPVRAQAVAQANVAASGEAPRTPAPLVFTTRIAGGFTPNTGMPTGWRGRVEEIVLRPTESATGPLAGPERLPLLVARDVGIEWQRGPTAQWAVLQPGQAEVLGAVLRWTEARWHEGDGRRELALQAQVDPVAIAPLLLRAQPDFGWAGDLKVGARISVRAAPELVAQVEIARTGGDLQINEYGVVQALGLSELRLRLDAAQGTWHFTEAVAGSNLGRVSGEQTVRTAATAWWPEPQADIDGNVVVQVGNLSTWGAWVPAGWRLGGQLSGRLGLAGHFGSPDLVGELRGQQLTARNTLQGVALHDGVVHLTFQGDSARIETFRFAAGEGHAELTGGARLGEQPQADLRLVASRFALLSRVDRRATVSGEASVQFDAERMAVQGRFRADEGSVDISRADAPALSEDVVVRRPGDAPGGEGDETGNNAAAAKPAPARALNLDVAFNLGERFRLRGRGIETRLAGELRFTSPRGKLAAHGEISAEDGKYEAYGQEMVIERGVFTFVGEIGNPRLDIVAVRPNLDVRVGVTVGGNALSPRVRLFSDPALPPTETLALLITGKSYDSLEGNQTLLLQRAALALLAGEGGGDDSIMKRLPLDELSVRQTEGAVPETVVTLGKQVSERVYVGYERGLSAANGSWQLIYRIAQRFTLRAQTGDDSAVDLVWLFKWN; this is encoded by the coding sequence ATGGCTGCCGATACTTCGCCCCGCCCGCCCGACGCGCCCGCAGCGACGCAGGCGCCGCCGCCGCGGCGCCACAGCCGCTCCCTGCGCCGGCTGGCGGTGGGCATCGTGCTGCTGGTGCTGTTGCTGCTGGCCACCGTGCTGGCCGCGGCCCGCTGGGTGGCCACCACCGAGTCGGGCACCCGCTGGGCGCTGGAGCAGCTGGGCCGCAGGCTGCCCGGCTTTGCCGCGCAGGAGCCACGCGGCGCCTTGCTGGGCGATTTCTCGGTGGCGCGGCTGAGCCTGCCGGCCGGCGGCAGCCGCATCGTGCTGACCCGGCTGCAGTGGCGCGGCCTGCGGCTGGAAGGGCTGCAGTTGAGCGCGCCTTATGCGCGGCTGGCCGGCGAGCAGCTGGACGCCGCGCGGCTGGAAGTGCGCCGTGCGGCCGAGCCGCCCGCGCCCCGCCCCCCCTCGCCCCCGCCAAAGGCGCTGCGCCTGCCGGTGGCGCTGCACCTGCAACGGCTGCAGATCGACCAGCTGGTGCTGGACGGCCTGCCTGAGCCCGTGACCGACCTGCGGGCCCAGGGCCTGCAACTGGGCACCGACCAGCAGATTGAAGAACTCGCCGCACGCTGGAACGGGCTGCAGGCCACCGGCCGGCTGCGCCTCGAAGGCGCGGCGCCGATGCGGCTGGAGGCGCGGCTCGACATCGCCAGCAGCGCGCCATCGCCGTCTGCAGCGGCCAGTGCGGCCGCTGCGCCTGCCTCTGCCCCTGCCGCAGCGTCGGCACCGGCCTCCCGCACACCCGCACCGACACCGAACGCCACCGAATCGCCACCGTCGTCCCCGGTCGCTGGCAAGCTGGTGCCCGAATGGGCGCGCGAAGTGAGCGTGCAGCTGGCGGCCCGTGGCCCGCTGGAGCGCTTCGCGGCAGACCTGCAGCTGCGCATGCAGGACCAGGCGCTGCGGGCGACAGCCCAGGTCACGCCTTTCCAGCCTTTGCCCCTGGACCGGCTCGACGCCAGCTTCGAGCACCTCGACCTGGCGCGCCTGCTGGCGCCGGTGATGGCCCGGGCGCCGGTCACTGCGCTGAGCGGCAAGGCCGTCGTGCAGCTCGACGGGGGCGCGGCCGGCACCCGCCCGCTGGCGATCAACCTCGAGCTGGCCAACGGGGTGCCCGGCCGCTGGGATGCCGGGCGCCTGCCGATCGCCCGCGCCCAGCTGCAGGCCCAGGGCCAAGGGCGGCAATGGACGCTCACCCGTGCCGAGCTGCAAGGCGCTGCCGAGTCCGGCGCGCCGGCCGGCCGCATCACTGCCCAGGGTGGCTGGCAGGACGGCCGCGCCGAGCTCAAGGCCCGGCTGGATGCCTTGATGCTCGACGCACTCGACGGACGGCTCGCCCCGATGCAGCTCAGCGGCCCGATCGAGCTGTCGCTGACGCTGCCCAAGGCCGCACCAGCGCAGGCGCAGGCAGCTGGCGCGGCCGCCATGGCGGCTCATCCGGCCGGCTCTGCGGCCACCGCCGTCCCGGTGGCACGCGCGCAGACCGCTGCCCCGGCGGCTGCCGCCTTCGAGTCGGCCCGCCTGCAGGCGGCGCTGACCGGGGCGTTGCACGGCCGCGCACGGGCCAGCGCGCCCCCTGCGATGGCAGCCGACGACGTGCAACTCCAGCTGCAGGCGCAGGCCACGCCGACGCGCTACCAGCTCGACACCCTGCAGGCCCGTGCCGGCCGGGCCCGGCTGCAAGCCAGCGGCGAGGCCGAGCGCCAGCGCGACAACGGCTGGGCCGTGAAGGCCGGCCTGGAACTGCAGGCCTTCAATCCCGCGCTGTGGCTGCCTGGATCGGCCGACTCCGCCTGGCGGCGCGCCCGCCATGAGCTGAACGGGCGCATGCGGCTGCAGGCCGGCCTGCCGGCCGCGCCCGCCGACACCGCGGCCTTGCTGCGCGAGCTGCAGGCCGAGCTGGACGCCGAGCTCAAGGACAGCGTGCTGGCCGGCCAGGCGCTGGTGCTGGACCTGCATGCGCAGGCCGACGGCAAGGGCCGCATCGAAGCGCGCAGCGAAGTCGAGGCCGGCGGCAATTCGGCCCGCCTGGAAGCCTTGCTGCGGGTGCCCGCCCCGGGCCGCGTGGCTGCGGCCGACGACCACCTCGACCTGCGCCTGGATGCGCCCACCCTGCAGCGACTCGCGCCCCTCGCCCAGGCACTCAACCTCGGCACCGTACAGGGCAGCGCCCGGTTGCAGGCGCAGGCCCGCGGGCCGCTGGGCGGCTGGGTGGCAAGTGCCACGGCGCCGCCCAAGGGGCCGGCGCGCAACGGCAACGGCAACGGCAACGGCAACGGCAACGGCAACGGCAACGGCAAAAACCACACGCCGGCGGCCCCTCCCGCAACGACCGCCCTGCCCGGCTTGCCGCCCATCAGCACCGAGGGCACCGTGCGTGTCGACGACCTGCAGTTCGGCAGCCTGGCGCTGCAACGCCTGCAGGGCCAGTGGAACGCCAGCACCGAGGCCGGGGCCGCGATCGACGCCCAGCTGAGCGCCGAGCAGCTGCGCCTGGCGAGCCTGCTGGTGCCCACCGCCCAGCTGAAGGCCGAGGGCCAGAGCGGGCAGCACCGGGTCATGCTGGATGCCGAGCTGCGGCCACCGGTGCGCGCCCAGGCGGTGGCGCAAGCCAACGTGGCGGCCTCGGGCGAGGCACCCCGCACGCCGGCGCCGCTGGTCTTCACCACCCGCATCGCCGGCGGCTTCACGCCGAATACCGGCATGCCCACCGGGTGGCGCGGACGCGTCGAGGAGATCGTCCTGCGGCCGACCGAATCGGCCACCGGCCCGCTGGCCGGGCCGGAGCGACTGCCGCTGCTGGTGGCGCGCGACGTCGGCATTGAATGGCAGCGCGGGCCCACCGCGCAGTGGGCGGTGCTGCAGCCGGGCCAGGCCGAGGTGCTGGGCGCCGTGCTGCGCTGGACCGAGGCACGCTGGCACGAAGGCGACGGCCGCCGAGAGCTGGCCTTGCAGGCCCAGGTCGATCCGGTCGCCATTGCGCCCCTGCTGCTGCGCGCGCAGCCCGACTTCGGCTGGGCGGGCGACCTGAAGGTGGGCGCCCGCATCTCGGTGCGCGCCGCACCGGAATTGGTGGCACAGGTCGAGATCGCGCGCACCGGCGGCGACCTGCAGATCAACGAATACGGCGTGGTGCAGGCGCTCGGCTTGAGCGAACTGCGGCTGCGCTTGGACGCTGCCCAGGGCACCTGGCATTTCACTGAGGCGGTGGCCGGCAGCAACCTGGGCCGGGTCTCCGGCGAGCAGACGGTGCGCACCGCTGCCACCGCCTGGTGGCCGGAGCCGCAAGCCGACATCGACGGCAACGTGGTGGTGCAGGTCGGGAACCTGTCCACCTGGGGAGCCTGGGTGCCGGCCGGCTGGCGGCTGGGGGGCCAGCTCAGCGGCCGGCTGGGCCTGGCGGGCCACTTCGGCTCGCCGGACCTGGTGGGCGAGTTGCGCGGGCAGCAGCTGACGGCCCGCAACACGCTGCAGGGCGTGGCCTTGCACGACGGGGTGGTGCACCTGACCTTCCAGGGCGACAGCGCCCGCATCGAGACCTTCCGCTTCGCGGCGGGCGAGGGCCATGCCGAATTGACCGGCGGCGCCCGCCTGGGCGAGCAGCCGCAGGCCGACCTGAGGCTGGTGGCCAGCCGCTTCGCGCTGCTGAGCCGGGTCGACCGGCGCGCCACCGTCAGCGGCGAGGCAAGCGTGCAATTCGATGCCGAACGCATGGCAGTGCAGGGCCGCTTCCGTGCCGACGAGGGCTCGGTGGACATCAGCCGGGCGGATGCGCCCGCGCTGTCCGAGGACGTGGTGGTGCGCCGCCCCGGGGATGCGCCAGGCGGCGAAGGCGACGAGACCGGCAACAACGCGGCCGCCGCCAAGCCGGCACCGGCGCGGGCCCTGAACCTCGACGTGGCCTTCAACCTGGGAGAGCGCTTCCGCCTGCGCGGCCGCGGCATCGAGACGCGGCTGGCCGGCGAACTTCGCTTCACCTCGCCGCGCGGCAAGCTGGCGGCGCATGGCGAGATCTCGGCCGAGGACGGCAAGTACGAGGCGTATGGGCAGGAGATGGTCATCGAGCGCGGCGTCTTCACCTTCGTCGGCGAGATCGGCAATCCGCGGCTGGACATCGTCGCCGTGCGGCCCAACCTCGATGTGCGGGTGGGCGTGACGGTGGGCGGCAATGCACTGTCGCCGCGGGTGCGCCTGTTCTCCGATCCGGCCCTGCCCCCCACCGAGACGCTGGCACTGCTGATCACCGGCAAGAGCTACGACAGCCTGGAAGGCAACCAGACCCTGCTGCTGCAACGCGCGGCGCTGGCCCTGCTGGCCGGCGAAGGCGGTGGCGACGACAGCATCATGAAGCGGCTGCCGCTGGACGAGTTGTCGGTGCGCCAGACCGAGGGCGCGGTGCCGGAGACCGTCGTGACGCTGGGCAAGCAGGTGTCCGAGCGGGTCTATGTGGGCTATGAGCGCGGGCTGAGCGCCGCCAACGGATCGTGGCAGCTGATCTACCGCATCGCACAGCGCTTCACGCTGCGGGCCCAGACCGGCGACGACTCGGCCGTGGACCTGGTGTGGCTGTTCAAGTGGAACTGA
- a CDS encoding trimeric intracellular cation channel family protein — protein MEVLRLEGIRLVIEVAATLAFALSGLLEAARRRLDPVGACVVAFLAAFGGGTLRDLLLDQRPFFWVRHPEYVWAVLALGIVAMAVLRAHHLALTERAIQVPDALGLGLFAAAGVDLALALGHVPLIAVLMGVVTGVFGGVLRDIVCNEIPTVFKDHRPYAVVAFAGGWLHVGLRQLGLPAELTLVATVVAVAGVRAVAVARQWELPSWRV, from the coding sequence ATGGAAGTGCTGCGCCTGGAAGGAATACGGCTGGTGATCGAGGTGGCGGCCACGCTCGCCTTTGCATTGTCGGGCCTGTTGGAGGCGGCGCGCCGGCGGCTCGACCCGGTCGGCGCCTGCGTGGTGGCCTTCCTGGCCGCCTTCGGCGGCGGCACCTTGCGCGACCTGCTGCTCGACCAGCGGCCCTTCTTCTGGGTGCGGCATCCCGAATACGTCTGGGCGGTGCTGGCGCTGGGCATCGTCGCGATGGCGGTGCTGCGCGCTCACCACCTGGCGTTGACCGAGCGCGCCATCCAGGTGCCCGATGCGCTCGGGCTCGGGCTCTTCGCCGCGGCCGGCGTCGACCTGGCGCTGGCGCTGGGCCATGTGCCGCTGATCGCGGTGCTGATGGGGGTGGTCACCGGGGTCTTCGGCGGTGTGCTGCGCGACATCGTCTGCAACGAGATCCCGACCGTCTTCAAGGACCACCGGCCCTATGCGGTGGTGGCCTTCGCCGGCGGCTGGCTGCACGTGGGCCTGCGGCAGTTGGGCCTGCCGGCCGAGCTGACCCTGGTGGCCACCGTCGTTGCCGTCGCCGGGGTGCGCGCAGTCGCAGTTGCGAGACAGTGGGAGCTACCTTCCTGGCGAGTGTAA
- a CDS encoding AAA family ATPase yields the protein MKFQGSENYVATHDLMLAVNAALTLKRPLLVKGEPGTGKTMLAEEVAAALGMPLLQWHVKSTTKAQQGLYEYDAVSRLRDSQLGEERVKDIHNYIVKGVLWQAFEADQPVALLIDEIDKADIEFPNDLLRELDRMEFYVYETRQLVKARHRPLVFITSNNEKELPDAFLRRCFFHYIRFPDAETMQRIVQVHFPGLKQELLAAALKNFYDVRNLPGLKKKPSTSELLDWLKLLVAEDIPLEALQSRDEQVAVPPLVGALLKNEQDVTLFEKLVFMQRHNR from the coding sequence ATGAAGTTTCAAGGTTCGGAGAACTACGTCGCCACGCACGACCTGATGCTGGCGGTCAACGCGGCCCTCACGCTCAAGCGGCCCCTGCTGGTCAAGGGCGAGCCGGGCACCGGCAAGACGATGCTGGCCGAGGAAGTGGCCGCCGCGCTCGGCATGCCGCTGTTGCAGTGGCACGTCAAGTCCACCACCAAGGCGCAGCAGGGACTCTACGAGTACGACGCGGTGAGCCGCCTGCGCGACAGCCAGCTGGGCGAGGAGCGGGTCAAGGACATCCACAACTACATCGTCAAGGGCGTGCTGTGGCAGGCCTTCGAGGCGGACCAGCCGGTGGCCCTGCTGATCGACGAGATCGACAAGGCCGACATCGAGTTCCCCAACGACCTGCTGCGCGAACTCGACCGCATGGAGTTCTACGTCTACGAGACGCGCCAGCTGGTGAAGGCGCGGCACCGGCCGCTGGTCTTCATCACCTCCAACAACGAGAAGGAACTGCCCGACGCCTTCCTGCGGCGCTGCTTCTTCCACTACATCCGCTTCCCCGATGCCGAGACCATGCAGCGCATCGTGCAGGTGCACTTCCCCGGCCTGAAGCAGGAACTGCTGGCCGCGGCACTGAAGAACTTCTATGACGTGCGCAACCTGCCCGGGCTGAAGAAGAAGCCGTCCACCAGCGAGCTGCTGGACTGGCTCAAGCTGCTAGTGGCCGAGGACATCCCGCTCGAAGCGCTGCAAAGCCGCGACGAGCAGGTGGCGGTGCCGCCGCTGGTCGGCGCACTGCTGAAGAACGAGCAGGACGTGACGCTGTTCGAGAAGCTGGTGTTCATGCAACGCCACAACCGCTGA
- a CDS encoding c-type cytochrome, with product MKKVLSTMMVLAAVAGFAGAASAQTAKAPDAKAGGMKVAMCIGCHSIPGYQSSFPEVHKVPMIAGQSAGYIVASLNAYKKGERKHPTMRGIADSLTEQDMADVAAYYEQLGKEAGGPAQGTAKAPSAEVDALLKKGNCVSCHGADLRKPIDPSYPKVAGQHADYLFVALKSYKVENNVYIGRSNAIMGGIAKQFTNEELRTLSDYLATMPGDVKVVPQSRFR from the coding sequence ATGAAAAAAGTGCTTTCCACGATGATGGTGCTGGCCGCTGTGGCCGGTTTCGCCGGCGCTGCTTCGGCGCAGACGGCCAAGGCGCCCGACGCCAAGGCCGGCGGCATGAAGGTGGCCATGTGCATCGGCTGCCACAGCATCCCGGGCTACCAGTCCAGCTTCCCGGAAGTGCACAAGGTGCCGATGATCGCCGGCCAGAGCGCCGGCTACATCGTCGCTTCGCTCAATGCCTACAAGAAGGGCGAGCGCAAGCATCCCACCATGCGGGGCATCGCCGATTCGCTGACCGAGCAGGACATGGCCGACGTGGCCGCCTACTACGAGCAGCTCGGCAAGGAAGCTGGCGGTCCGGCCCAGGGCACCGCCAAGGCACCGAGCGCCGAGGTCGATGCGCTGCTCAAGAAGGGCAATTGCGTGTCCTGCCACGGCGCTGACCTGCGCAAGCCGATCGATCCGAGCTATCCCAAGGTGGCGGGTCAGCATGCCGACTACCTCTTTGTCGCACTGAAGTCGTACAAGGTCGAGAACAACGTCTACATCGGCCGTTCGAACGCGATCATGGGCGGCATCGCCAAGCAGTTCACCAACGAAGAACTGCGCACGCTGTCCGACTACCTGGCCACCATGCCGGGCGACGTCAAGGTCGTGCCGCAAAGCCGTTTCCGCTGA
- a CDS encoding GNAT family N-acetyltransferase, protein MSLQLEPVVLEGRHARLEPLARDHAAGLAEAVQDGELWRLWYTAIPHPEKVPAEIERRLGEQAQGRMLPFAVRQAGSGRLVGMTTYLHIEPAHRRLEIGATWYAASVQRTPLNTECKRLLLGHAFDTLGCVAVEFRTHHMNHTSRRAIERLGAKLDGVLRSHQTLADGTLRDTAVYSIIATEWPTVKRHLEWQLERPH, encoded by the coding sequence ATGAGTCTGCAACTCGAACCGGTGGTGCTCGAAGGCCGGCATGCCCGGCTGGAGCCGCTCGCCCGCGACCATGCCGCCGGCCTGGCCGAGGCGGTGCAGGACGGCGAGCTGTGGCGGCTCTGGTACACCGCCATCCCCCACCCGGAGAAGGTACCCGCCGAGATCGAGCGGCGCCTGGGCGAACAGGCGCAGGGCCGCATGCTGCCTTTCGCGGTGCGACAGGCCGGCAGCGGCCGGCTGGTGGGCATGACGACCTACCTGCACATCGAGCCGGCCCACCGCCGGCTGGAGATCGGCGCCACCTGGTACGCAGCCTCGGTCCAGCGCACCCCGCTGAACACCGAATGCAAGCGCCTGCTGCTCGGCCATGCCTTCGACACGCTGGGCTGCGTGGCGGTGGAGTTCCGCACCCATCACATGAACCACACCAGCCGCCGCGCCATCGAGCGGCTCGGCGCCAAGCTGGACGGCGTGCTGCGCAGCCACCAGACGCTGGCCGACGGCACGCTGCGCGATACCGCGGTGTACAGCATCATCGCCACCGAGTGGCCGACGGTGAAGCGGCACCTCGAGTGGCAGCTGGAGCGGCCCCACTAG